One genomic segment of Rhinolophus sinicus isolate RSC01 linkage group LG11, ASM3656204v1, whole genome shotgun sequence includes these proteins:
- the LOC109438639 gene encoding leukocyte immunoglobulin-like receptor subfamily A member 6, translating to MTPTVMALLCLGLSVGPRTRVQAGTLPKPTAWAEPGSVIPWGSPVTIWCQGTLGAKEFRLDRKGILGSWDRRKPLEHGDKAKFSIPHMTERTAGGYFCYYLSPAGWSESSDPLELVVTGAADTISPSQNTSDPESASLPQDHTVGNLIRMGVAGVVLVALGVLLFQAPHGPLKTHMQPGGVPRKEQCTVQSGGALELIFALTKDVGLTHPQRLDGQLSPDFPLGRVTRAHGGRYRCYSGHSLSDAWSAPSAPLDVLITGGGPACPRS from the exons ATGACCCCCACCGTCATGGCCCTGCTCTGCCTTG GACTGAGCGTGGGGCCGAGGACCCGAGTACAGGCAG GGACCCTCCCCAAACCTACCGCCTGGGCTGAGCCAGGCTCTGTGATCCCCTGGGGGAGCCCTGTGACCATCTGGTGTCAGGGGACCCTGGGGGCCAAGGAGTTCCGCCTGGATAGAAAGGGAATCCTAGGATCCTGGGACAGAAGGAAGCCATTGGAGCACGGGGACAAGGCCAAGTTCTCCATCCCACACATGACAGAGCGCACTGCAGGGGGATATTTCTGTTACTATCTCAGCCCTGCTGGCTGGTCAGAGAGCAGTGACCCCCTGGAGCTGGTGGTGACAG GAGCAGCTGACACCATCAGCCCATCACAAAATACGTCAGACCCAGAGAGTG cctccctcccccaggaccaCACAGTGGGGAATCTCATCCGGATGGGCGTGGCTGGCGTGGTCCTGGTGGCCCTTGGGGTGCTGCTGTTTCAGGCTCCACATGGCCCATTGAAGACCCACATGCAGCCAGGAGGTGTCCCCAGGAAGGAACAATGCACTGTTCAGAGTGGTGGAGCCTTGGAACTCAT ATTCGCTCTGACCAAGGACGTGGGGCTCACACACCCCCAGCGCCTTGATGGGCAGCTCAGCCCCGACTTCCCCCTGGGCCGTGTGACCCGTGCCCACGGGGGCCGGTACAGATGCTACAGTGGACACAGCCTGTCGGATGCATGGTCGGCCCCCAGCGCCCCCCTGGACGTGCTGATCACAGGTGGgggccctgcctgccccaggtCCTGA